The Cytobacillus firmus genome segment TGTAACATGGCCTTTTTAAAAAAGTAGTTCCCCTTAGGATTCTTACTATTACCTACTGATTTTACCCGAAACAGTCTCGGTTTGAACATTAAAAGTAAAATTTAAAAATCAGATTGGATTTCTGTATTCTTTCGATTTTACTTTAAAGTCTGTTTCCGGGAAGCTGCTCTCCCCTGCTGAGCTCCAATTGCTTAAAAATCAAGCAAACACTATCAGGAAAGCAGGATGTTTAATGCCTGCATTTATAGGATTGGAAGTTTTACAGAATTATTTTAATTAGGTTTATTTTATTAAGACTGGAGGGATTTGATGAAGAAACTGACTCCCGTTTTTACGGTTTCAGTCATATTCACAGCAATATTTATTATATGGGGATTAGTTCCGAAGACCATACTGCCAAATGGTAACCTAGATTCTGTTACAGCATCTGTTCAGGGATTCATATTGGAAAAATTCGGGTGGTTTTACCTTTTATCAGCTTCTATCTTTTTAATTTTTTCAATCCTTTTGGCATTCAGCAAGTACGGAAATATTCGTCTGGGAAAGGATGCAGACAGGCCCGAATATAGCTACATAAGCTGGTTTGCCATGCTTTTCAGTGCAGGGATGGGAATTGGTCTGGTTTTTTGGGGAGTCGCGGAGCCAATGTATCACTACTTTGCGCCACCTTTCCTAGAAGGGCAGACACCAGAAGCAGCAAGAGCTGCCATGAGGTACTCTTTCTTCCATTGGGGGCTTCATCCATGGGCTATATATACAGTTATTGGGCTTGCACTCGCTTATTTTCAGTTCAGGAAAGGTGCACCGGGAGTTATCAGTTCCATTTTAAGGCCAATTTTAGGGAACAAAGTGGATGGTCCAATTGGAGTATTAATTGATTTTATAGCCGTCTTTGCTACTGTTTTTGGTGTTGCGACATCCTTAGGTCTCGGAGCCATTCAAATATCTGGCGGACTTTCTGAAACATTTGACAGCATCGGCAATAATTTCACCACTCAATTGGTTGTTATTTTGGTTGTGACAATATTGTTTATGATTTCAGCACAAACCGGTTTAAACAAAGGAATAAAATACTTAAGTAATTTAAATATTATTTTAGCTATCTCGTTATTGCTATTTCTGCTGTTTGTTGGGCCAACAAACTTTATTATGGATCTGTTTACAACGACGATCGGCTCTTATCTTCAAAATCTTCCTTCCATGAGCTTCAGGCTCAGTCCTTTTGATCAGGAGCTGACATGGTTTCAGGACTGGACCATTTTTTATTGGGCATGGTGGATTGCCTGGGCACCATTTGTCGGCACATTCATAGCCAGAATATCAAGGGGAAGGACAATAAGAGAATTCGTCATCGGCGTGCTTGCTGTTCCTACGCTCTTTGGAGCGCTTTGGTTCTCAGTATTTGGAGGAACAGGCATATACCTTGAATTCTTTGAGGCAAAGCCAATTATGGAAACAATCGAACAGCAGGGAATGGAAGTTGCACTGTTCACCGTGTTTGATAACTTCCCTTTCAGCACTGTCCTAAGCTTATTGGCTATATTCTTGATCAGTACATTCTTTATAACTTCTGCAGATTCAGCTACATTTGTTCTTGGGATGCAGACGACAAACGGAAGCCTGAACCCTTCGGGCAAAGTTAAATTTGTCTGGGGCATTATCCAATCTGCTTCTGCAGCCATCCTTTTATGGACGGGAGGGCTGGAAGCACTGCAAAGAGCTTCTATTATAGCTGCGCTTCCTTTTACTATTATTATGCTTTTAATCGTGCTCTCGCTGGCTAAATCGTTTAAAGAAGAAACCATACCAAAAAAAAGAGATGATAAAGACTAAAAAAAATCGGCACCTGTAAATGGGTGCCGATTTTTTTGCTTGTAACTTCCCCAATTACCAATGTGTAATGTAGGACATCGCAAAATGAAAAGAAGCATATAAACTTAAGCTCATAACAGTAACCATAAATGTTTTCTTTGCTGACTTAATAACCCAATTCCCAATATTGATTGCCAAATAGAAGAAAACAAAAAACATTATAACTTTATAAACGAGCTGATCATATTTTGACAGCCACTCAATGAAAGTATATCCGCTCCAGATTAACATCTGCAGCAAAAGAGCTGTATAAATCTTCATACACTCCACCACCAAATTTTTTAATCCTTACCCGTTATTTTAATAGAAGAAACACTTGTGTTTGTAATATATGTTGAAAAGGATATTCTTATTTTTCATTTCTGTAACATTTGAATGACAAGCTAATATTTCCATTTACCATATGATAAAATACTCATAATTATTATGAATTGCTTACCTTCTGTCAAAAGGGTGGAAAATTCTCATGACTTCTATACTGTTTTTGCAGTCTTGTGTAAAAAGGTGGAATTTATTATAAAGTGAGGGCAAAAGGATGAAAGGTCTGCCATTGTTATTGATTACTGCACTCTTACTTGTGACCTCTTCATGCAATCATAAGGAAGTAAAAGAAGAGCTGAAGATAGACGACAGTGTTAAGCAGCTTATTTTTTTTACTGATAATAAACAATATGAGCAGGAAATCTCCTATTATGATGCCATCATCGAATTAAAGAGAAGCTATCCTGAACTGATTAAAGATATGAAAGTGATTACAGAAGTAGAAGCGAGTCACTTAAGCAATTATGAGGTAGAAAACTGTCCTGCCATGCTGCTGGTGTATCAGGACAAAGTTCTAGTAGAAATAAAAGGCACTGTATCTAAAGATAAGATCATTTATCCTCTCGCCAAAGCCATGGATAAAAAGATCGATAATCCGTAATCATCCACAAAAAAATCCTTCCCTGCCAGGGAAGGATTTTTTTGTATAATTATTTTACAATGTGAATTGGGCTTCCAATAGCAACTTCCGCTGCTTCCATTGTGATTTCACCCAATGTAGGATGTGCATGAATAGTCATTGCAAGATCTTCTGCAGTCATGCCTGCTTCAATTGCCAATCCAAGCTCTGCAATCATATCAGATGCACTTGCACCGGCGATTTGCGCACCAATTACAAGTCCATCCTCTTTGCGTGTAACAAGCTTTAAGAATCCATCAGTGGAATCAAGTGCAAGGGCACGGCCATTGGCTGCAAATGGGAACTTCGCTGCTGTTACTTCGATTCCTTCTTCTTTAGCCTGCTGCTCAGTATATCCAACAGACGCCAATTCAGGCTCAGAGAAAACAACCGCAGGGATAGCCAAGTAATCAATTTCTGCATTATGACCTGCAATGGCTTCAGCAGCAATCTTACCTTCGTAAGAAGCTTTATGAGCTAATTGAGGACCTTCAACAATATCACCGATC includes the following:
- a CDS encoding small peptidoglycan-associated lipoprotein; translated protein: MKGLPLLLITALLLVTSSCNHKEVKEELKIDDSVKQLIFFTDNKQYEQEISYYDAIIELKRSYPELIKDMKVITEVEASHLSNYEVENCPAMLLVYQDKVLVEIKGTVSKDKIIYPLAKAMDKKIDNP
- a CDS encoding glycine betaine uptake BCCT transporter; protein product: MKKLTPVFTVSVIFTAIFIIWGLVPKTILPNGNLDSVTASVQGFILEKFGWFYLLSASIFLIFSILLAFSKYGNIRLGKDADRPEYSYISWFAMLFSAGMGIGLVFWGVAEPMYHYFAPPFLEGQTPEAARAAMRYSFFHWGLHPWAIYTVIGLALAYFQFRKGAPGVISSILRPILGNKVDGPIGVLIDFIAVFATVFGVATSLGLGAIQISGGLSETFDSIGNNFTTQLVVILVVTILFMISAQTGLNKGIKYLSNLNIILAISLLLFLLFVGPTNFIMDLFTTTIGSYLQNLPSMSFRLSPFDQELTWFQDWTIFYWAWWIAWAPFVGTFIARISRGRTIREFVIGVLAVPTLFGALWFSVFGGTGIYLEFFEAKPIMETIEQQGMEVALFTVFDNFPFSTVLSLLAIFLISTFFITSADSATFVLGMQTTNGSLNPSGKVKFVWGIIQSASAAILLWTGGLEALQRASIIAALPFTIIMLLIVLSLAKSFKEETIPKKRDDKD